The following proteins are encoded in a genomic region of Asterias amurensis chromosome 5, ASM3211899v1:
- the LOC139937006 gene encoding uncharacterized protein, producing the protein MASGIANVVSFCQPLGTSETVCHVPSSRRLMCDLPELPPIPIDCSANPPTCTPTRPENPYCWIILGCIMLSAAVLLLFVIWRGRYFKVIFWINSHDNESRSGTDGPPDVDVELDETDVETTPQCHRRSEIQQSTN; encoded by the exons ATGGCTAGTGGAATTGCCAACGTCGTCAGCTTTTGCCAACCTCTGGGGACCAGTGAGACAGTTTGTCACGTTCCCAGCAGCAGAAGGCTGATGTGTGACCTGCCAGAACTTCCGCCAATACCAATTGACTGTAGCG CCAATCCACCAACGTGCACACCAACACGTCCAGAGAATCCATACTGTTGGATTATTCTGGGATGTATCATGCTTTCAGCAGCAgtattgttactttttgttaTCTGGAGGGGAAG gtATTTCAAAGTCATTTTCTGGATCAATTCTCATGACAACGAGTCAAGGTCTGGTACCGATGGTCCACCTGATGTTGACGTTGAGTTGGATGAAACTGACGTTGAAACGACGCCACAATGTCACAGGAGATCGGAAATCCAGCAGTCCACTAACTAA